One Faecalicatena sp. Marseille-Q4148 DNA window includes the following coding sequences:
- a CDS encoding PHP domain-containing protein, giving the protein MKKEFIFQISKSTAVRSEESVRIPFATSQMLLRVRLEKEYSGMGYLVVYDPEGRVRLWHLLGHGERELLIGSGGKDTSVGGVPGSIEAGNWKIELFLFTEYIAQFLGEAVVNFVIELETFDDETAEEDGKMPFQVSDVIGEQEWISKTSGRKQMLPVLDHYDWKREVCRETMWYKGDFHTHTTLSDGKETTASAMEKAKLTELDFYVPTEHNAIHTGWVDTSLLILPGIEITTEQGHCNFFGIDRMPKVLPQLLEHVGDESSEQFMYEAIAEAKERNWIVSVNHPFLHIWKWKHGGLALQDMDCLEVINDPTYPYAKEANEQAVAFLDLLWEDGWNIWGVGGSDSHNLLEERYDGAELPSIAGDPGTFVFCEGLSAKELMKRVRCGNMYVSRFCMGAFEIFCNGNCYLPGDELQFEEDTVSVEYHIRVYATTERICLYMIRDGRRELLRQTEEADGNVTAEAKAEFRQGEWSYMRAEVRNEAGELLAYVNPVYHGRKTHECMTFAEAVKKFEGR; this is encoded by the coding sequence ATGAAGAAAGAATTCATATTTCAAATTAGTAAATCTACCGCAGTACGAAGCGAGGAATCCGTAAGGATTCCTTTTGCTACGAGTCAGATGTTACTGCGTGTCAGATTAGAAAAGGAATATTCCGGCATGGGATATCTTGTTGTGTATGATCCGGAAGGAAGGGTAAGACTTTGGCATCTTCTTGGGCATGGAGAGCGGGAATTACTGATTGGTTCGGGAGGAAAAGATACATCTGTAGGAGGAGTGCCGGGATCAATCGAAGCTGGAAACTGGAAAATAGAATTATTTTTGTTTACAGAGTACATTGCACAGTTTCTTGGAGAAGCGGTGGTAAATTTTGTGATTGAGCTAGAGACTTTTGATGATGAAACTGCTGAGGAAGACGGCAAAATGCCATTTCAGGTTTCAGATGTAATTGGAGAGCAGGAGTGGATTTCGAAGACATCAGGAAGAAAGCAAATGCTTCCGGTGCTGGATCATTATGATTGGAAGCGTGAAGTCTGTCGGGAAACGATGTGGTATAAAGGAGACTTTCATACACACACAACACTTTCTGATGGGAAAGAAACAACAGCATCTGCAATGGAGAAGGCGAAACTGACAGAACTGGATTTTTATGTTCCGACAGAACATAATGCGATTCATACCGGCTGGGTGGATACGTCACTCTTGATTTTGCCGGGAATTGAAATTACGACAGAACAGGGGCACTGTAATTTCTTTGGTATCGACCGGATGCCTAAAGTGCTTCCACAATTACTGGAACATGTGGGAGATGAAAGTTCTGAGCAATTCATGTATGAAGCAATTGCGGAGGCAAAAGAAAGAAATTGGATTGTCAGCGTGAATCATCCATTTCTTCATATCTGGAAATGGAAACACGGCGGTCTTGCGCTGCAGGATATGGACTGCCTTGAGGTGATCAATGATCCTACTTATCCGTATGCGAAAGAAGCAAATGAACAGGCGGTGGCATTTCTTGACCTGCTTTGGGAAGACGGATGGAACATATGGGGAGTGGGAGGAAGTGATTCCCACAATCTTTTAGAAGAGCGCTATGACGGTGCAGAACTTCCATCCATTGCCGGAGATCCGGGAACATTTGTGTTTTGTGAAGGATTGTCTGCCAAAGAACTGATGAAACGGGTGCGCTGTGGAAATATGTATGTAAGCCGTTTCTGTATGGGAGCGTTTGAGATTTTCTGCAATGGAAACTGTTATTTGCCGGGAGATGAGCTGCAGTTTGAAGAAGATACGGTTTCGGTTGAGTATCATATTCGTGTGTATGCCACAACGGAACGTATTTGTCTATATATGATTCGGGATGGAAGACGTGAACTGCTTAGACAGACAGAAGAAGCAGATGGCAACGTGACAGCGGAAGCAAAAGCAGAATTCAGGCAGGGAGAATGGTCTTATATGCGTGCGGAAGTAAGAAATGAGGCAGGAGAACTGCTGGCTTATGTAAATCCGGTGTATCATGGAAGGAAAACTCATGAATGTATGACTTTTGCTGAGGCAGTGAAAAAATTTGAGGGAAGATAA
- a CDS encoding carbohydrate ABC transporter permease, with translation MESQKIALTPNRLPKEKSGHLAVKTKVFRGISFAGKTIVLAAVSIFTVFPFIWMILSALKTKAEIMDVTAFFPSDPQWENFVNVFTESPLIRYIGNSLFVSAVTLLIQIVTGAMIAYAIVFLEFKGKHLLFTIIMGTYMLPSAATYVPSYIILANMGLLNTYTGLIISNAVSIFGIFLLRQAFMQVPKGLVEAARIDGASHWQILWRIITPMTKSSFITFGLMNFIACYNNYMWPSLITDDPEMSLVSQGLRRFFIEGGAYGTNWPLVMAGSALIIVPLLVLFGFTQKWFINGIGGDTGMKG, from the coding sequence ATGGAAAGTCAGAAAATTGCACTGACACCGAATCGTCTTCCGAAGGAAAAGTCAGGGCATCTGGCTGTGAAGACAAAAGTATTTCGAGGGATCAGCTTCGCAGGCAAAACGATTGTTCTAGCAGCAGTTAGTATTTTTACGGTATTCCCGTTTATATGGATGATACTCAGTGCATTAAAAACAAAAGCAGAGATTATGGATGTGACAGCATTTTTTCCGTCAGATCCCCAGTGGGAAAATTTTGTAAATGTGTTTACGGAATCTCCGCTTATCAGATATATCGGCAACAGTTTGTTTGTCTCAGCAGTAACGCTGCTGATCCAGATTGTAACAGGAGCAATGATTGCATATGCGATTGTATTTCTGGAATTTAAAGGGAAGCATCTTCTCTTTACGATTATTATGGGGACTTACATGCTGCCAAGCGCAGCCACATATGTTCCGTCGTATATTATTTTGGCAAATATGGGACTGCTGAATACATATACGGGGCTGATTATTTCTAATGCGGTCAGCATTTTCGGAATTTTTCTTCTAAGGCAGGCTTTTATGCAAGTGCCAAAAGGGCTTGTAGAAGCGGCGAGAATTGACGGCGCCTCTCACTGGCAGATTTTGTGGAGAATTATTACGCCGATGACAAAGTCTTCGTTTATTACCTTTGGGCTGATGAATTTTATCGCATGTTATAACAATTATATGTGGCCGTCATTAATTACCGATGATCCGGAAATGAGTCTGGTATCTCAGGGACTTCGTCGTTTCTTTATTGAAGGCGGCGCTTATGGAACAAACTGGCCGCTGGTAATGGCAGGAAGCGCATTGATTATTGTTCCGCTCCTTGTATTATTTGGATTTACGCAGAAATGGTTTATCAATGGAATCGGCGGCGATACGGGAATGAAAGGCTAA
- a CDS encoding sugar ABC transporter permease — translation MKEKRLQKLRYTGNVFLFVMPALIPLVVFWIYPICRSIMISFTNWDYMSPQYDFVFLDNFKMLFQDSRFYEAVINTLVFTIGTLVPTLVGGLLLALLLRKNFRGSGFYKFILFSPWITPTVAVSIVWTWIFEPGSGMANAVLNFFHLPGLPWIQSSDTAMLAVILVTVWKSIGYSMIFYLSALEKVPTELYEACGMDGGHRWHQFRDITIPCISPTTFFLMIITMINSLQAYDQIQILTQGGPSGSTRTLLYMYYQLGFEEFDMGQATAVAVVMILITAGLSAIQFVASKKWVHY, via the coding sequence ATGAAGGAGAAAAGACTGCAGAAACTCAGATATACGGGAAATGTATTTCTGTTTGTAATGCCTGCATTGATTCCGCTGGTCGTATTTTGGATATATCCAATCTGTCGTTCGATTATGATCAGCTTTACGAACTGGGACTATATGAGCCCACAGTATGATTTTGTGTTTCTTGATAATTTTAAGATGTTGTTTCAGGACAGCCGGTTCTATGAGGCGGTAATCAATACGCTTGTATTTACGATCGGAACACTTGTACCAACACTTGTAGGAGGGCTTTTGTTAGCGCTCTTGTTGAGGAAGAATTTCCGTGGAAGTGGATTTTATAAGTTTATTTTATTTTCCCCGTGGATTACACCAACAGTAGCAGTATCTATTGTGTGGACGTGGATCTTTGAACCGGGAAGCGGTATGGCGAATGCGGTGTTAAATTTCTTCCACCTGCCGGGGCTTCCGTGGATTCAGAGTTCAGATACAGCGATGCTTGCGGTAATTCTTGTGACCGTATGGAAAAGTATTGGATATTCGATGATTTTTTATTTATCAGCATTAGAAAAGGTTCCGACAGAATTGTATGAGGCATGCGGTATGGACGGAGGACATCGGTGGCATCAGTTCCGGGATATTACAATTCCGTGCATTTCGCCGACAACATTTTTCTTAATGATTATTACGATGATTAATTCTCTGCAAGCTTATGATCAGATCCAGATTCTGACGCAGGGAGGACCATCGGGAAGTACAAGAACCCTTCTTTATATGTATTATCAGCTTGGATTTGAAGAATTTGATATGGGACAGGCAACAGCGGTAGCAGTTGTGATGATTTTGATTACAGCAGGATTGTCTGCGATACAGTTTGTTGCATCCAAGAAGTGGGTTCATTATTAG
- a CDS encoding ABC transporter substrate-binding protein yields MKQKRVIALCMAAVLAAGVFTGCGKKTANAEEVQKTEDGKVQIDFWYSGGKTAVNVLGDMIEEFNDSQDTYEIVGTTQADYTETYEKLQAGIAGKNAPDMALLDVDKSRNLYKKDLLADLNEFIEKDDSFEEDDYIPVFFDQGKYDDDMFAMPAYGTTQVMYYNKAAFEEAGIKAEDIKTWQDLEKAAKTMSKGEAFYGWEPMWGSGNLVDAALSNGAKILSDDGKKVLINSDEWVEVWESFRKWIHEDKTMRIHSGGQGWEYWYKTIDDVLQNKAGGYTGSSGDQADLDFNIVAAMEQPGWGENESAPTADALQYVMLDSASDEAKQGVYEFMKFFTTPENQAKWSMNTGYVAVRESTQEVPEFADYAEGNPQILVPLQQAMHGSILPEDPTGGKIFDALTIAADKVEIEGISAKEALEEAAATAQKALDSVAK; encoded by the coding sequence ATGAAACAGAAAAGAGTGATTGCACTTTGTATGGCAGCTGTTCTGGCAGCAGGAGTATTTACGGGATGTGGAAAGAAAACGGCAAATGCAGAAGAAGTTCAGAAAACAGAGGACGGAAAAGTACAGATTGATTTCTGGTATTCTGGCGGAAAGACAGCAGTAAATGTACTTGGCGATATGATAGAAGAATTTAATGATTCACAAGATACTTATGAGATTGTTGGTACGACACAGGCGGATTACACAGAGACGTATGAGAAGCTTCAGGCAGGAATTGCAGGGAAAAATGCTCCGGATATGGCATTGCTTGATGTGGATAAATCACGGAATCTCTACAAGAAAGATTTGCTGGCTGATCTGAATGAGTTTATAGAAAAAGATGACAGCTTTGAAGAAGATGATTATATTCCGGTATTCTTTGATCAGGGAAAATATGATGATGATATGTTTGCAATGCCTGCATACGGAACAACACAGGTAATGTACTATAATAAAGCGGCATTTGAAGAGGCAGGAATTAAAGCAGAAGATATTAAGACATGGCAGGATCTTGAGAAGGCAGCGAAAACCATGTCAAAAGGTGAAGCATTTTATGGATGGGAGCCAATGTGGGGGTCAGGAAATCTTGTAGATGCGGCTTTAAGTAACGGAGCGAAAATCCTGAGTGATGACGGAAAGAAGGTTTTAATCAATTCTGATGAATGGGTTGAAGTCTGGGAAAGCTTCCGCAAATGGATTCATGAAGATAAAACAATGAGAATTCACTCCGGCGGTCAGGGATGGGAATACTGGTATAAGACAATTGATGATGTGCTTCAAAATAAAGCAGGCGGATACACAGGTTCTTCAGGAGACCAGGCTGATCTTGATTTTAACATTGTAGCAGCGATGGAACAGCCGGGATGGGGCGAAAATGAATCTGCACCAACAGCAGACGCGCTTCAGTATGTTATGCTTGACAGTGCTTCTGATGAAGCAAAACAGGGTGTATATGAATTTATGAAATTCTTTACCACTCCGGAAAATCAGGCGAAGTGGTCAATGAATACAGGTTATGTTGCAGTGCGTGAATCCACGCAGGAAGTTCCGGAGTTTGCAGATTATGCAGAAGGCAACCCACAGATCCTTGTGCCGCTGCAGCAGGCAATGCATGGATCTATTCTTCCGGAAGACCCAACAGGAGGTAAGATTTTTGATGCGCTGACGATTGCGGCTGATAAAGTGGAAATTGAAGGGATTTCAGCGAAAGAAGCTCTTGAAGAGGCGGCTGCTACAGCTCAGAAGGCACTGGATAGTGTTGCGAAATAG
- a CDS encoding HAD family hydrolase, producing the protein MKIKGILFDKDGTLIDFFSLWLTAAERAIPEFLAEQELPHDEETISYVMEAIGVCDGKVDPCGALAYKSYREIAADIRAVFARMGVLIEHSDSELGKRLEKIFQRIVTEKNQEYIPLGNLKELFQELKEKKIYIGLATADTYESAKTCMKRLGVLEYLDYLGADNGIVRPKPAPDMLEQFAERFAITPKEVAIVGDTANDIRFAKQCEAVSIGVLSGVSGKKELRGADYVIDSVEYLLPLLEEEMKCQKLY; encoded by the coding sequence ATGAAGATTAAAGGGATTTTATTTGATAAAGATGGAACACTGATTGATTTCTTTTCGTTATGGCTGACGGCTGCAGAGCGTGCAATTCCAGAGTTTCTTGCGGAGCAGGAATTACCGCATGATGAGGAAACAATCAGCTATGTGATGGAGGCTATTGGTGTTTGTGATGGGAAAGTAGATCCATGTGGAGCATTAGCATATAAATCTTACAGAGAAATTGCAGCAGATATCCGTGCTGTGTTTGCGCGTATGGGAGTCTTGATTGAACACTCAGATTCAGAACTTGGAAAGCGTCTGGAAAAGATTTTTCAGAGAATTGTTACTGAGAAAAATCAGGAATATATACCTCTGGGAAACCTGAAAGAGTTATTTCAGGAACTGAAAGAGAAGAAGATTTACATCGGTCTTGCAACAGCGGATACCTATGAATCGGCGAAGACATGCATGAAGCGCCTTGGAGTATTAGAATATCTTGATTATCTCGGAGCAGATAATGGAATCGTAAGACCGAAACCGGCCCCGGATATGTTGGAACAATTTGCAGAGCGTTTTGCAATTACACCGAAAGAAGTTGCGATCGTCGGAGATACGGCAAATGATATCCGATTTGCTAAGCAATGCGAGGCAGTATCGATTGGTGTATTAAGCGGCGTAAGCGGAAAGAAGGAGCTGCGAGGTGCAGATTATGTGATTGATTCGGTTGAATACTTGCTGCCGCTGCTTGAGGAGGAGATGAAATGTCAGAAATTGTATTAG
- a CDS encoding aminopeptidase P family protein: protein MNQERLAKVYESMKAEGVGQFLVTDPMAVYYLTGAMLNCGERMMVLLLAEGKEPKLIIGKLFPQDEETLGTKVIYFEDTDDYVGMLASEMSEDGVIGVDKVWPARFLLALMDKMPSAKFVNASYIIDHIRQIKTADEQEKMRAASACNDKSMGELIPLVVKGMTEKEMGEELLKIYLKNGAQGHSFDPIVAYGDNAADPHHEPNDSKGVYGNAVVLDIGCMKDGYCADMTRTVFIGKASDKAKEIYEVVKEANRRGIEAAKPGARFCDVDRAARDYIEEQGYGAYFTHRTGHNIGMEVHEYGDVSFTNENVLKPGMCFSVEPGIYIPGVAGVRIEDLVLITEDGCEVLNHYTKDLIEVEV, encoded by the coding sequence ATGAATCAGGAGAGATTAGCGAAAGTATATGAATCGATGAAGGCAGAGGGCGTCGGACAGTTTCTTGTGACAGATCCAATGGCAGTATATTATCTGACAGGCGCGATGCTAAATTGCGGCGAACGAATGATGGTTCTTCTTTTAGCAGAGGGAAAAGAACCAAAGCTTATCATTGGTAAATTATTTCCGCAGGACGAAGAAACTCTTGGAACAAAAGTAATCTATTTTGAAGATACGGATGATTATGTAGGAATGCTGGCTAGTGAAATGTCAGAAGATGGAGTTATCGGTGTAGATAAAGTATGGCCGGCACGTTTCCTTCTGGCGCTTATGGATAAGATGCCATCTGCAAAGTTTGTGAATGCATCTTATATCATTGATCATATCCGTCAGATTAAGACTGCTGACGAGCAGGAGAAGATGCGGGCTGCGTCTGCGTGCAATGATAAGAGCATGGGTGAATTGATTCCTCTTGTTGTAAAAGGTATGACAGAGAAAGAAATGGGAGAAGAACTCCTGAAGATTTATCTGAAGAACGGCGCTCAGGGACATTCGTTTGATCCGATTGTAGCCTATGGAGATAATGCTGCTGATCCGCACCATGAGCCGAATGACTCAAAAGGGGTGTACGGGAACGCTGTTGTGTTGGATATTGGATGCATGAAAGATGGATATTGCGCGGATATGACAAGAACTGTGTTTATCGGAAAAGCTTCTGATAAGGCAAAAGAAATTTACGAAGTGGTAAAAGAAGCAAACCGCAGAGGGATTGAGGCGGCGAAACCGGGAGCGCGTTTCTGCGATGTAGACCGTGCAGCCAGAGACTATATTGAAGAGCAGGGTTACGGCGCATACTTTACACATCGCACAGGACATAATATCGGTATGGAAGTACATGAGTATGGGGATGTATCTTTTACGAATGAAAATGTACTGAAACCGGGTATGTGTTTCTCTGTAGAACCGGGAATTTATATTCCGGGAGTTGCAGGAGTTCGTATCGAAGACTTAGTATTGATTACCGAGGATGGATGCGAAGTATTGAATCATTATACAAAAGACTTGATTGAAGTAGAAGTATAG
- a CDS encoding ABC transporter substrate-binding protein: protein MKKKLVSLLLCTVMAVSALAGCGKADPEEEAKSKAAAQGETTASSEGTKGTDGIFTYAIGGDTGNTLNPLTADDRFGLMTCHLLYSPAYYIYPDGKVEYILAESMEASEDGLTYTMKLKPDLKWSDGEPLTADDVKYTYDTQNENSQNMYIEGKPIEVTKVDDLTLEFKLPAVCASAFEIMSSEASILPKHIFEGKNTFDINMLEEEVVGAGPYVLEEYKTGQYLKFKKNPNYAGGEANIDTVVYRVIEKDDTATLALQNGEVDAWIALPDLLDPFADNENFNITNYSEGRVAYMRLNPVAESMKDKSYREGVLRALDREEIMLAAYSDKEFFELGYSFLPYNNAYYTDDVEKWDQDVEKAKELTANGAKALKLCFVEEDSIQQRMALTVQAQLKEVGIQVELCGMNQAAYMKAAYDRTNTDYDIFFGGYVMGVDPDMYSMLFVSTKDDMINYTSPEIDELFAKGNATLDEAERKEIYTEVQKKVSEEAIFYPFGTNLRTLVTSARVEGVEDAGLVPIYTFGDMAKLKLK from the coding sequence ATGAAAAAGAAACTGGTAAGTTTATTGCTTTGTACAGTGATGGCTGTATCAGCTTTGGCAGGATGCGGAAAAGCAGACCCAGAGGAAGAAGCGAAATCAAAAGCAGCAGCTCAGGGTGAGACAACTGCATCTTCAGAGGGAACAAAAGGAACAGATGGAATTTTTACTTATGCAATCGGTGGTGATACAGGAAATACATTGAATCCACTGACAGCAGATGACCGTTTTGGTCTGATGACATGTCATCTGTTATACTCACCGGCGTATTATATCTATCCGGATGGAAAGGTAGAATACATTTTAGCAGAAAGTATGGAGGCATCTGAGGATGGCCTGACATACACAATGAAGCTGAAACCGGATTTGAAATGGAGTGATGGCGAACCATTAACTGCGGATGATGTGAAATATACTTACGATACACAGAATGAAAACAGCCAGAATATGTATATTGAAGGAAAACCGATTGAAGTAACAAAAGTGGATGATCTCACATTGGAATTTAAACTTCCGGCAGTTTGTGCAAGTGCATTTGAAATTATGTCTTCTGAGGCAAGCATTCTTCCGAAACATATTTTTGAAGGAAAGAATACATTTGATATTAATATGCTTGAAGAAGAAGTTGTAGGAGCTGGTCCGTATGTATTAGAAGAATATAAGACAGGACAGTACTTAAAGTTTAAAAAGAATCCGAATTATGCAGGCGGAGAAGCTAATATTGATACAGTTGTTTACAGAGTTATTGAGAAAGATGATACAGCAACACTCGCTCTTCAGAATGGAGAAGTTGATGCATGGATCGCACTTCCGGATCTTCTGGACCCGTTTGCAGACAATGAGAATTTTAATATCACAAACTACAGTGAAGGTCGTGTAGCTTATATGCGTCTTAACCCGGTTGCGGAGAGCATGAAAGATAAGAGCTACAGAGAAGGTGTGTTAAGAGCATTGGATCGTGAAGAGATCATGCTTGCAGCATACAGCGATAAAGAGTTCTTTGAACTTGGATACTCTTTCCTTCCATATAACAACGCTTACTACACAGATGATGTTGAAAAATGGGATCAGGATGTGGAAAAAGCAAAAGAATTGACAGCCAATGGTGCAAAAGCTCTTAAACTCTGCTTCGTAGAGGAAGATTCCATCCAGCAGAGAATGGCGCTGACAGTTCAGGCACAGTTAAAAGAAGTAGGTATTCAGGTTGAACTTTGCGGAATGAACCAGGCTGCATATATGAAAGCTGCTTATGACCGTACAAATACAGATTACGATATCTTCTTTGGCGGATATGTTATGGGAGTTGATCCAGACATGTACTCTATGCTGTTTGTATCTACAAAAGATGATATGATCAACTATACAAGTCCTGAGATTGATGAGTTGTTTGCAAAAGGAAATGCCACATTAGATGAGGCAGAAAGAAAAGAAATCTACACAGAAGTACAGAAAAAGGTTTCTGAAGAAGCTATTTTCTATCCATTTGGAACAAACTTAAGAACACTTGTTACATCTGCTCGTGTAGAAGGTGTTGAAGATGCCGGACTTGTTCCGATCTATACATTCGGAGATATGGCGAAGCTGAAATTAAAATAG
- a CDS encoding Abi family protein, with amino-acid sequence MENTIFFTYDEQIQKLINEKQLIISDLETTKSILQKLSYFSLVDNYKDIFTHKPSGKYLHGVTFEEITAFYYFDEELRILFLKYILHVEQYLKSMLAYYFCEKHGTQQSAYLSVKNYNCTPKNLNQINHLITTLVKTISLPSHYRYIIHYAKTYDNVPLWITVNALTFGQISKMYQYTTSDIRSKISLNFSNISESQLHQLIRILANCRNICAHNECLYSFQINEAIPDMPLHKELKLPQKNGQYSIGKKDLFAVVIALRYLIDTKDFKQFKKELNQLILSAFKNCPHLTPQVLFSKMGFPTNWKNV; translated from the coding sequence ATAGAAAATACAATTTTTTTCACATATGATGAACAAATTCAAAAACTCATAAACGAAAAACAGCTTATTATTTCCGACCTTGAAACTACAAAAAGTATACTGCAAAAATTGAGTTATTTCTCATTAGTTGATAATTATAAAGATATATTTACACACAAACCATCCGGAAAATATTTGCACGGTGTCACTTTTGAAGAGATTACAGCTTTTTATTACTTTGATGAAGAATTGAGAATCCTTTTTCTAAAATATATATTACATGTCGAACAATATTTAAAATCTATGCTAGCCTACTATTTTTGTGAAAAACACGGCACACAACAATCCGCATATTTATCTGTTAAAAATTATAATTGTACCCCAAAAAATTTAAACCAAATAAATCATCTAATCACAACTTTGGTAAAAACCATTTCTTTACCCAGCCACTACCGCTATATTATCCATTATGCAAAAACATATGACAATGTACCTTTATGGATAACTGTCAACGCACTTACATTCGGTCAAATTTCTAAAATGTATCAATATACTACTTCTGATATTCGCAGTAAAATAAGTCTTAATTTTTCTAATATATCAGAAAGTCAACTACATCAGCTCATTCGTATTCTCGCAAACTGTCGAAATATATGCGCTCATAATGAATGTCTTTATTCTTTTCAGATAAATGAAGCAATCCCTGATATGCCCTTACACAAAGAATTAAAATTACCACAGAAAAACGGACAATACTCAATTGGTAAAAAAGACTTATTTGCAGTAGTAATTGCCTTACGTTATCTAATTGACACCAAAGATTTTAAACAATTCAAAAAAGAACTTAACCAATTAATCCTTTCTGCTTTCAAAAATTGCCCGCATCTTACTCCGCAAGTACTATTTTCCAAAATGGGATTTCCAACAAATTGGAAAAATGTATAA
- the ugpC gene encoding sn-glycerol-3-phosphate ABC transporter ATP-binding protein UgpC → MSEIVLEHVGKVYDNHVQVVKDFNLTIPDKEFIIFVGPSGCGKSTTLRMIAGLEEITEGNLYVDGELMNDVPSYERNMAMVFQNYALYPHMTVYDNIGYSLKLAGLPKKEIDEKVREAAQVLGLESVLKRKPGQLSGGQKQRVAIGRTIVRHPKVFLMDEPLSNLDAKLRAEMRVEIKRLHKELDTTFIYVTHDQVEAMTLGTKIVVLKDGVIQQVGTPSELYEHPVNRFVAGFIGTPQMNFIEGICMEEEDGVWLYFDAQKIKMDPRDAFRLQAGNYIGRKVIMGIRPEDLYVDREHEECFASSVIEETVEVVELLGAESLLYFEHGEFHLTAKISASIEVKRGDVVKIAMDPEKMHFFDSQNEDTIM, encoded by the coding sequence ATGTCAGAAATTGTATTAGAACATGTAGGTAAAGTATATGATAATCATGTTCAGGTTGTAAAAGATTTTAATTTAACAATACCGGATAAAGAGTTCATTATTTTTGTAGGGCCTTCCGGATGCGGGAAATCGACCACGTTAAGAATGATTGCCGGTCTGGAAGAAATCACAGAAGGAAATCTTTATGTGGATGGCGAATTAATGAATGATGTGCCGTCTTATGAACGGAATATGGCCATGGTATTTCAAAACTATGCGCTGTATCCGCATATGACCGTCTATGATAATATTGGCTATAGTTTGAAATTAGCGGGCCTGCCGAAAAAAGAGATTGATGAGAAAGTACGCGAGGCGGCGCAGGTACTTGGACTGGAGAGTGTGTTGAAACGAAAACCGGGACAGTTGTCAGGTGGGCAGAAGCAAAGAGTTGCAATCGGAAGAACGATTGTGCGTCATCCAAAAGTATTTTTAATGGATGAACCGCTGTCAAATTTGGATGCTAAGCTTCGGGCGGAAATGAGAGTTGAGATTAAACGGCTTCATAAAGAATTGGATACGACATTTATTTATGTAACCCATGATCAGGTTGAAGCAATGACATTGGGGACAAAGATTGTTGTATTAAAAGACGGAGTGATTCAGCAGGTAGGTACACCATCAGAACTTTATGAGCATCCAGTGAATCGGTTTGTGGCAGGATTTATCGGGACACCGCAAATGAACTTTATAGAAGGAATCTGTATGGAAGAGGAAGATGGAGTGTGGTTATATTTTGACGCTCAGAAAATAAAAATGGATCCGCGGGACGCATTCCGCCTTCAGGCAGGTAATTATATAGGACGAAAAGTCATTATGGGAATACGTCCGGAAGATTTATATGTGGATCGTGAGCACGAAGAGTGTTTTGCCTCTTCTGTCATTGAAGAAACGGTAGAAGTGGTAGAATTGCTCGGTGCAGAGTCGCTTCTCTATTTCGAACATGGTGAATTCCATCTTACGGCAAAGATTTCCGCTTCTATTGAAGTGAAAAGAGGAGATGTGGTAAAGATCGCTATGGATCCTGAGAAAATGCATTTCTTCGATTCCCAAAATGAAGATACAATCATGTGA